Proteins encoded within one genomic window of Actinoplanes octamycinicus:
- a CDS encoding M16 family metallopeptidase, whose product MVRVTSPSAPVATTGYPWPIETTRLANGLRVVVSEDRTAPVVCVNLWYDVGSRHEPPGQTGFAHLFEHLMFEGSQHVKKTEHMKLVQGNGGSLNATTNPDRTNYFESMPAEHLELALWLEADRMGGLVPALTQETLDNQREVVKNERRQRYDNVPYGDAWLRLLPLLYPAGHPYHHATIGSMEDLNAAGLDTFKAFHQQYYAPNNCVLTVTGDASPAEVFALAEKYFGAIDPVPDIPPAPPGHLAGPATEPVRETVTADVPAPRIYLSHRTYPFGSAGYDAVTVLATVLGSGRGSRLYQRLADGKRIAQPDYIGSYGVDLAHAPAPLIVTATAKDGVPVETLEDGLSEVLQSLIDEPVTDDELNRAKALLTTGWWRQVSTVGGRADTLGRYATQFGDPATAGYRLPAWLAVTADDIAEAAARTLQPSSRVTLTYLPGEEK is encoded by the coding sequence ATGGTTCGGGTGACGTCCCCATCCGCACCGGTCGCCACGACCGGGTATCCGTGGCCCATCGAAACCACGCGGCTGGCGAACGGCCTCCGGGTCGTCGTCAGCGAGGACCGGACCGCCCCGGTCGTCTGCGTCAATCTCTGGTACGACGTCGGCTCCCGGCACGAACCGCCCGGCCAGACCGGTTTCGCCCACCTCTTCGAGCACCTGATGTTCGAGGGTTCGCAGCACGTCAAGAAGACCGAGCACATGAAGCTCGTGCAGGGCAACGGCGGCTCACTGAACGCGACCACCAACCCGGACCGGACGAACTACTTCGAGAGCATGCCGGCCGAGCACCTGGAGCTGGCGCTCTGGCTGGAGGCCGACCGGATGGGCGGCCTGGTGCCGGCGCTCACCCAGGAGACCCTGGACAACCAGCGTGAGGTGGTGAAGAACGAGCGCCGCCAGCGGTACGACAACGTGCCCTACGGCGACGCCTGGCTGCGCCTGCTGCCGCTGCTCTACCCGGCGGGCCATCCCTACCACCACGCCACGATCGGGTCGATGGAGGATCTGAACGCGGCCGGCCTGGACACCTTCAAGGCGTTCCACCAGCAGTACTACGCACCGAACAACTGCGTGCTCACGGTCACCGGGGACGCCTCGCCGGCCGAGGTGTTCGCGCTGGCCGAGAAGTATTTCGGGGCGATCGACCCGGTGCCGGACATCCCGCCGGCGCCGCCCGGGCACCTGGCCGGCCCGGCCACCGAGCCGGTCCGCGAGACGGTCACCGCGGACGTCCCGGCCCCGCGGATCTACCTCTCGCACCGGACCTACCCGTTCGGCTCGGCCGGCTACGACGCGGTCACCGTGCTCGCCACCGTGCTGGGCAGCGGCCGGGGCAGCCGGCTCTACCAGCGGCTGGCCGACGGCAAGCGGATCGCCCAGCCGGACTACATCGGGTCGTACGGGGTGGATCTGGCGCACGCCCCGGCCCCGCTGATCGTCACCGCCACCGCGAAGGACGGCGTCCCGGTGGAGACGCTCGAGGACGGGCTGTCCGAAGTGCTGCAGAGCCTGATCGACGAGCCGGTCACCGACGACGAGCTGAACCGGGCCAAGGCGCTGCTGACCACCGGCTGGTGGCGGCAGGTGTCCACGGTCGGCGGGCGGGCCGACACGCTGGGGCGCTACGCCACCCAGTTCGGTGACCCGGCCACCGCCGGTTACCGGCTGCCGGCCTGGCTGGCGGTGACCGCCGACGACATCGCCGAGGCGGCCGCGCGCACGCTGCAGCCCTCGTCCCGCGTCACGCTGACCTACCTGCCAGGGGAAGAGAAATGA
- a CDS encoding M16 family metallopeptidase has protein sequence MSLVTTRPEPGTARPYAFPAVRRVTAHGGTVIAAHLPGQVLATAVLLLDASAAREAAGREGTATVLAKCLEEGTRQRDSAAYALALEGLGAELVPSVDWDAFRVGVSAPAPRLAGAVRLAAEAARTPKLDPADVSRVRDDEVTALRMDWAQPGPRADAALRGDLFAADGRYSRPLHGDPTSVAAVTVDDVLAFHQQWMLRPGVLLVAGDLDGLDLAELAEAAFAGTTGQALDLDAPLGLAVPERPHVILVDRPGSVQSTLRIGHRAPERATPDYVPMTLAATVLGGAFTSRLNHLIREVKGYTYGIRGSYAMTRRAGRFEVAAGVQTAVTGPAIRDTLGEIRRTQQDGVTEAELAVARSWRAGQLSVEMQTPGAIAGALASLVVHGLPDDYYETLRREYLEATVEQVSAAAGRYLAVDGLTLVVEGDGATIREELAEFGELTEATV, from the coding sequence ATGAGCCTCGTCACCACCCGCCCGGAGCCCGGCACCGCCCGGCCGTACGCGTTTCCGGCGGTCCGCCGGGTCACCGCGCACGGCGGCACGGTGATCGCCGCGCACCTGCCCGGCCAGGTGCTGGCCACCGCGGTGCTGCTGCTCGACGCCAGCGCCGCCCGGGAGGCGGCGGGCCGCGAGGGCACCGCCACGGTGCTCGCCAAGTGCCTGGAGGAGGGCACCCGGCAGCGCGACTCGGCGGCGTACGCGCTGGCGCTCGAAGGGCTCGGCGCCGAGCTGGTGCCGTCGGTCGACTGGGACGCGTTCCGGGTCGGGGTCTCTGCCCCGGCGCCGCGGCTGGCCGGCGCGGTCCGGCTGGCCGCCGAGGCCGCCCGCACCCCGAAACTGGATCCGGCGGACGTGTCCCGGGTCCGCGACGACGAGGTGACCGCGCTGCGGATGGACTGGGCGCAGCCCGGGCCGCGGGCCGACGCCGCGCTGCGCGGGGATCTGTTCGCCGCCGACGGGCGGTACAGCCGGCCGCTGCACGGGGACCCCACGTCGGTGGCCGCGGTGACCGTCGACGACGTGCTCGCTTTCCACCAGCAGTGGATGCTCCGGCCGGGCGTGCTGCTGGTGGCCGGCGACCTGGACGGGCTGGACCTGGCCGAGCTGGCCGAGGCGGCGTTCGCCGGCACCACCGGTCAGGCGCTCGACCTGGACGCGCCGCTGGGCCTGGCGGTCCCGGAGCGGCCGCACGTGATCCTGGTGGACCGGCCCGGGTCGGTGCAGTCGACGCTGCGGATCGGGCACCGGGCGCCGGAGCGGGCCACCCCGGACTACGTGCCGATGACGCTCGCCGCCACGGTGCTCGGCGGGGCCTTCACCTCCCGGCTCAACCACCTGATCCGCGAGGTGAAGGGGTACACGTACGGGATCCGCGGGTCGTACGCGATGACCCGCCGGGCCGGCCGGTTCGAGGTGGCCGCCGGGGTGCAGACCGCGGTGACCGGGCCGGCGATCCGGGACACGCTCGGCGAGATCCGGCGCACCCAGCAGGACGGGGTGACCGAGGCGGAGCTCGCGGTGGCCCGGTCGTGGCGGGCCGGGCAGCTGTCGGTGGAGATGCAGACCCCGGGCGCGATCGCCGGGGCCCTCGCGTCGCTGGTGGTGCACGGCCTGCCGGACGACTACTACGAGACGCTGCGCCGGGAATATCTGGAGGCGACCGTCGAGCAGGTGTCCGCGGCGGCCGGGCGGTACCTCGCGGTGGACGGCCTGACCCTGGTCGTGGAGGGCGACGGCGCGACGATCCGCGAGGAGCTGGCCGAGTTCGGCGAATTGACCGAGGCCACCGTCTGA
- a CDS encoding endonuclease/exonuclease/phosphatase family protein: protein MTITDVPVAARPRGRRRVVGTVLLWLLLVPGLCWAVLRLGGWDRGPLIPLMAFTPYVALGSLVPLVLTVIRRRWVPAAVAAVTAAALAACVLPRALPDLDRGAATGVELPVMTSNMLFGGADASEIVRLVREHDVAVLAVQEFAPRAETSLAAAGIDQLLPYHELAPESWASGTALYSRYPLTDPGAKRNKGGFQQTWGTIQPPGAAPVFIESVHPLAPAVPDSYAGWRTDLADEPRSDGDNPRRILLGDFNATLDHGPLRKLISHGYHDAADTVGKGLIGTWGPYDGDPIPPVTIDHVLVDEEIGVRDVSVHDVKDSDHRAVVAELTLPAAS from the coding sequence ATGACGATCACCGACGTGCCGGTCGCTGCCCGGCCGCGAGGCCGCCGCCGTGTGGTCGGCACGGTGCTGCTCTGGCTGCTGCTGGTGCCCGGGCTGTGCTGGGCGGTGCTCCGGCTCGGCGGGTGGGACCGGGGGCCGCTGATCCCGCTGATGGCCTTCACGCCGTACGTCGCCTTGGGGTCTCTCGTCCCTCTGGTCCTGACCGTGATCCGGCGGCGCTGGGTGCCGGCCGCCGTGGCGGCGGTGACCGCCGCGGCCCTGGCGGCGTGCGTGCTGCCGCGCGCCCTGCCGGACCTGGACCGGGGCGCGGCCACCGGCGTCGAGCTGCCCGTGATGACGTCGAACATGCTGTTCGGTGGCGCCGACGCGAGCGAGATCGTCCGTCTGGTCCGGGAGCACGACGTGGCCGTGCTGGCCGTCCAGGAGTTCGCGCCGCGCGCCGAGACCTCGCTGGCCGCGGCCGGGATCGATCAGCTGCTCCCCTACCACGAGCTGGCCCCGGAGAGCTGGGCGAGCGGCACCGCGCTCTACTCGCGGTACCCGTTGACCGACCCGGGCGCGAAACGCAACAAGGGCGGCTTCCAGCAGACCTGGGGGACGATCCAGCCGCCCGGCGCGGCGCCGGTCTTCATCGAGTCGGTGCACCCGCTGGCCCCGGCCGTGCCTGACAGCTACGCGGGCTGGCGCACCGACCTGGCCGACGAGCCGAGGTCGGACGGCGACAACCCGCGGCGGATCCTGCTCGGCGACTTCAACGCCACGCTGGACCACGGCCCGCTGCGGAAACTGATCTCGCACGGCTACCACGACGCGGCGGACACCGTGGGCAAGGGCCTGATCGGCACCTGGGGACCCTACGACGGGGACCCGATCCCGCCGGTGACCATCGATCATGTACTGGTCGACGAGGAGATCGGGGTGCGAGACGTGTCCGTGCACGACGTGAAGGATTCCGACCACCGCGCGGTGGTCGCCGAGCTGACCCTGCCGGCGGCGTCATGA
- a CDS encoding GNAT family N-acetyltransferase yields MTAVVRPLAMADVPELTEVLNGTRDYLAPWDPIRDESFYTVEGQRQLLTDLLRPGNALPHVILDDGRIAGRINLVSIVRGPFQSASLGYWVAERHAGRGLASAAVAEVLRLAFTSYELHRVEASTLLHNERSQRVLAKNGFQRFGMAPRYLKIAGEWQDHYLFQIVAENWVERSAAAT; encoded by the coding sequence ATGACCGCCGTCGTCCGCCCGCTGGCCATGGCCGACGTGCCGGAGCTGACCGAGGTGCTGAACGGCACCCGGGACTACCTGGCGCCCTGGGATCCGATCCGGGACGAGAGCTTCTACACCGTCGAGGGGCAGCGGCAGCTGCTGACCGACCTGCTGCGCCCGGGCAACGCACTGCCGCACGTCATCCTGGACGACGGCCGAATCGCCGGGCGGATCAACCTGGTCTCGATCGTCCGCGGCCCGTTCCAGTCGGCCAGCCTGGGCTACTGGGTGGCCGAGCGGCACGCCGGCCGCGGGCTCGCCTCGGCCGCGGTCGCCGAGGTGCTCCGGCTCGCCTTCACCAGCTACGAGCTGCACCGGGTGGAGGCGAGCACGCTGCTGCACAACGAGCGGTCGCAGCGGGTGCTGGCCAAGAACGGGTTCCAGCGGTTCGGGATGGCGCCGCGCTATCTCAAGATCGCCGGCGAGTGGCAGGACCACTACCTGTTCCAGATCGTCGCGGAAAACTGGGTGGAACGGTCTGCCGCCGCGACCTAA
- the thrS gene encoding threonine--tRNA ligase yields the protein MIDHRKLGRELDLFDSDPLIGAGLPFWLPAGAAARREVESYLYDLERRHGYQHVYSPVLGKRQMYELSGHWANFAGDMFPPMPVGDDELVLRPSICPHHALIFKARQRSYRDLPLRIAELGQMYRQERSGVLGGLSRVRSISLNDSHIFCPPGQAAQEVAGVLRLMRESHAALGLRPASYQLSLRGPGKRYGGSEQGWAESERLLRGALADEGFRYEEVPGEAAFYGPKIDVQVADAAGREWTIATVQIDHHQPERFDLSYVDASGRKSRPVMVHRSLAGSMERLFGQLIEEHGGAFPVWYAPVQLAVLPLVASSFGDEATAAGLRVAVLRDGSLGARIRASAKVPYIAVIGEREAADGLVSLRLRDGRQLDPMPGAEAIALISAVAAARQPDQLLLRP from the coding sequence ATGATCGACCATCGGAAACTCGGCCGCGAGCTGGACCTCTTCGACTCCGACCCGCTGATCGGCGCGGGGCTGCCGTTCTGGCTGCCGGCCGGCGCGGCAGCCCGCCGCGAGGTGGAGTCCTATCTGTACGACCTGGAGCGCCGGCACGGCTACCAGCACGTCTACTCCCCCGTGCTGGGCAAGAGGCAGATGTACGAGCTGTCCGGCCACTGGGCGAACTTCGCCGGCGACATGTTCCCGCCGATGCCGGTCGGCGACGACGAGCTGGTGCTGCGCCCGAGCATCTGCCCGCACCACGCGTTGATCTTCAAGGCGCGCCAGCGGTCGTACCGTGACCTGCCGTTGCGGATCGCCGAACTGGGCCAGATGTACCGGCAGGAGCGCTCCGGCGTGCTCGGCGGCCTGTCCCGGGTGCGCTCGATCTCGCTCAACGACTCGCACATCTTCTGCCCGCCCGGGCAGGCCGCCCAGGAGGTCGCCGGTGTGCTGCGGCTGATGCGGGAGTCGCACGCGGCGCTCGGCCTGCGGCCGGCGTCCTACCAGCTGTCGCTGCGCGGGCCGGGGAAGAGATACGGCGGATCGGAGCAGGGGTGGGCGGAATCCGAGCGGTTGCTGCGGGGCGCGCTCGCCGACGAGGGATTCCGGTACGAGGAGGTGCCGGGCGAGGCGGCGTTCTACGGGCCGAAGATCGACGTGCAGGTGGCGGACGCGGCCGGGCGGGAGTGGACCATCGCCACCGTCCAGATCGATCACCATCAGCCGGAGCGGTTCGACCTGTCGTACGTCGACGCGTCCGGCCGCAAGTCCCGGCCGGTGATGGTGCACCGGAGCCTGGCCGGCTCGATGGAGCGGCTGTTCGGCCAGCTGATCGAGGAGCACGGCGGGGCGTTCCCGGTCTGGTACGCCCCGGTCCAGCTGGCTGTCCTCCCGCTGGTGGCTTCGTCGTTCGGTGATGAGGCGACCGCCGCGGGCTTACGTGTCGCGGTCCTGCGTGACGGCTCGCTCGGCGCGCGGATCCGGGCGTCCGCCAAGGTCCCGTACATCGCGGTGATCGGCGAACGGGAGGCCGCGGACGGTCTGGTCTCGCTGCGGCTGCGGGACGGGCGGCAGCTGGACCCGATGCCGGGGGCGGAGGCGATCGCACTGATCAGCGCGGTCGCCGCCGCCCGGCAACCCGATCAACTCCTGCTCAGGCCATAG
- the cimA gene encoding citramalate synthase, which yields MDYQVFDTTLRDGGQREGISYTVADKLAVARLLDEFGVGFIEGGWPGAMPKDTEFFERAKTELQLKHAVLVAFGATRKAGVDVAADPQVQALLDAGTPVVCVVAKSDIRHVERALRTTAEENLAMVRDTVRHLVANGRRAFVDCEHFFDGFRFDPDYTASVVKTAIDAGAERVVMCDTNGGMLPSMVTKAITEVVERTGVSADRLGIHCQNDTACAVANTVAAVEAGVRHFQCTANGYGERPGNADLFATVSNLQLKLGLKVLPDGCLEKATRVSTALAEIANIAPDTHQAYVGAAAFAHKAGLHASAIKVDPLLYNHVDPSVVGNDMRILVTEMAGRASIELKSRELGIDLAGHPDTLSTVTQKVKDLEAVGWSFEAADASFELLVRGELPGADVSRPFTLESYRVLVEHREDGKVISEATVKVRVKGERVIATAEGNGPVNALDEALRTALSNHYPALKSFELNDYKVRILEGSHGTNAITRVLVETGDHNREWTTVGVHENVVEASWTALVDALTYGLSRS from the coding sequence ATGGACTACCAGGTGTTCGACACGACGCTGCGCGACGGTGGGCAGCGCGAGGGAATCAGTTACACGGTCGCCGACAAACTCGCCGTCGCGCGTCTGCTGGACGAGTTCGGCGTGGGCTTCATCGAGGGTGGCTGGCCGGGCGCGATGCCCAAGGACACCGAGTTCTTCGAACGGGCGAAAACCGAGCTGCAGCTGAAACACGCGGTGCTGGTCGCCTTCGGCGCGACCCGCAAGGCCGGGGTGGACGTGGCCGCCGACCCGCAGGTCCAGGCTCTGCTGGACGCCGGTACCCCGGTGGTCTGCGTGGTGGCCAAGTCGGACATCCGGCACGTGGAGCGGGCGCTGCGCACCACCGCCGAGGAGAACCTGGCGATGGTCCGGGACACCGTCCGGCACCTGGTCGCCAACGGCCGCCGGGCGTTCGTCGACTGCGAGCACTTCTTCGACGGCTTCCGCTTCGACCCGGACTACACGGCCAGCGTGGTGAAGACCGCGATCGACGCCGGCGCCGAGCGCGTGGTCATGTGCGACACCAACGGCGGCATGCTCCCCTCGATGGTCACCAAGGCGATCACCGAGGTGGTCGAGCGCACCGGGGTGAGCGCCGACCGGCTCGGCATCCACTGCCAGAACGACACCGCCTGCGCGGTCGCCAACACGGTCGCCGCGGTCGAGGCCGGGGTGCGGCACTTCCAGTGCACCGCGAACGGGTACGGCGAGCGCCCCGGCAACGCCGACCTGTTCGCCACGGTCAGCAATCTGCAACTCAAGCTCGGGCTGAAGGTCCTACCGGACGGATGCCTGGAGAAGGCGACGCGGGTCTCCACCGCGCTCGCCGAGATCGCCAACATCGCCCCCGACACCCACCAGGCCTATGTCGGGGCCGCGGCGTTCGCCCACAAGGCGGGCCTGCACGCGAGCGCGATCAAGGTGGATCCGCTGCTCTACAACCACGTCGACCCGTCGGTTGTGGGCAACGACATGCGGATCCTGGTGACCGAGATGGCCGGCCGGGCCAGCATCGAGCTCAAGAGTCGCGAGCTCGGCATCGACCTGGCCGGCCATCCGGACACCCTTTCCACCGTCACCCAGAAGGTGAAGGACCTGGAGGCGGTCGGCTGGTCCTTCGAGGCCGCCGACGCCTCGTTCGAGCTGCTGGTCCGCGGCGAGCTGCCGGGCGCGGACGTCAGCCGGCCGTTCACCCTGGAGTCGTACCGGGTGCTGGTCGAGCACCGCGAGGACGGCAAGGTGATCTCCGAGGCGACCGTGAAGGTCCGGGTCAAGGGCGAGCGGGTGATCGCCACGGCGGAGGGCAACGGCCCGGTCAACGCGCTCGACGAGGCGCTGCGCACCGCGCTGTCGAACCACTATCCGGCGCTGAAGTCGTTCGAGCTGAACGACTACAAGGTGCGGATCCTGGAGGGCAGCCACGGCACCAACGCGATCACCCGGGTGCTGGTCGAGACCGGCGACCACAACCGCGAGTGGACCACGGTCGGCGTCCACGAGAACGTCGTCGAGGCGAGCTGGACCGCCCTGGTGGACGCCCTGACCTATGGCCTGAGCAGGAGTTGA
- a CDS encoding tyrosine-protein phosphatase has protein sequence MVAESYSRNLGFSATYNFRDVGGYRGLDDRRVRWRRLFRADSLHRIGDADAAAFTALGVRTVIDLRRPTEVERFGRVHERYGLDYRNLVLKHIDWEEVEHPEGTDHERWLADRYLNFAEDGREGILDSLRLIADPTAAPVVVHCMAGKDRTGTICALTLSLLGVSDEDIAADYALTTEAMAPLTAYLLEKAPESIQGNEHMFDSPPAAMLLFLDDLRALHGSVEGYVREIGLTDAEITSLRRHLLED, from the coding sequence GTGGTTGCCGAATCGTACTCACGAAACCTGGGCTTCTCCGCGACCTACAACTTCCGCGACGTCGGCGGATACCGCGGTCTCGACGACCGGCGGGTACGCTGGCGCCGGCTGTTCCGGGCCGACTCGCTGCACCGGATCGGGGACGCCGACGCGGCGGCGTTCACCGCCCTGGGCGTCCGGACCGTGATCGACCTGCGCCGCCCGACCGAGGTGGAACGCTTCGGCCGGGTCCACGAGCGCTACGGCCTCGACTATCGCAACCTGGTGCTCAAGCACATCGACTGGGAGGAGGTCGAGCACCCGGAGGGCACCGACCACGAGCGCTGGCTGGCCGACCGCTACCTGAACTTCGCCGAGGACGGCCGGGAAGGCATCCTCGACTCACTGCGCCTGATCGCCGACCCGACGGCCGCGCCGGTCGTGGTGCACTGCATGGCCGGCAAGGACCGGACCGGCACCATCTGCGCGCTCACCCTCTCCCTGCTCGGCGTCTCCGACGAGGACATCGCCGCCGACTACGCGCTGACCACCGAGGCGATGGCCCCGCTCACCGCGTACCTGCTGGAGAAGGCCCCGGAGTCGATCCAGGGCAACGAGCACATGTTCGACTCCCCACCGGCCGCCATGCTGCTCTTCCTCGACGACCTCCGGGCTCTGCACGGCTCGGTCGAGGGCTACGTCCGCGAGATCGGCCTCACCGACGCCGAGATCACCTCCCTGCGCCGCCACCTCCTCGAAGACTGA
- a CDS encoding branched-chain amino acid aminotransferase, with the protein MSGGDSLEFEIRPNPAPVADAERAALLANPGFGRIFTDHMVTVRYADGKGWYEPRVEARAPIPMDPASAVLHYAQEIFEGLKAYTLPDGGVAMFRPEANAARFALSAQRMAMPALPEEIFLKSLHEIIAIDRKWLPEDEDGSLYLRPFAYASEVFLGVRPALEYLFLVIASPVGPYFSGGVKPVSVWVTPDYTRAAPGGTGAAKCGGNYAAGLSAQAEAIEHGCDQVVYLDAVERKYIDELGGMNVFLVLDDGTLVTPPLTGTILPGITRDSVIKLAERAGRRVEERAVSLQEWRDGAASGRVREAFACGTAAVITPIGTIRSLDGDFTVADGGPGEVTMDLRKQLVDIQRGRAEDTFGWVHRVA; encoded by the coding sequence ATGAGCGGTGGTGACAGCCTCGAGTTCGAGATCCGTCCGAACCCGGCGCCCGTCGCGGACGCCGAGCGCGCCGCGCTGCTGGCCAACCCCGGATTCGGCCGGATCTTCACCGACCACATGGTCACCGTGCGGTATGCCGACGGCAAGGGGTGGTATGAGCCGCGGGTCGAGGCCCGCGCCCCGATCCCGATGGACCCGGCCAGCGCGGTCCTGCACTACGCCCAGGAGATCTTCGAGGGGCTGAAGGCGTACACGCTGCCCGACGGCGGCGTGGCGATGTTCCGCCCGGAGGCCAACGCGGCCCGGTTCGCGCTGTCCGCTCAGCGGATGGCGATGCCGGCGCTGCCCGAGGAGATCTTCCTCAAGTCGCTGCACGAGATCATCGCGATCGACCGCAAGTGGCTGCCGGAGGACGAGGACGGCAGCCTCTACCTGCGGCCGTTCGCCTACGCCAGCGAGGTCTTCCTCGGCGTGCGCCCCGCCCTGGAATATCTTTTCCTGGTGATCGCCTCCCCGGTCGGGCCGTATTTCTCCGGCGGCGTCAAGCCGGTCTCGGTCTGGGTCACCCCGGACTACACCCGGGCGGCCCCCGGCGGCACCGGCGCGGCGAAGTGTGGCGGCAACTACGCGGCCGGCCTCTCCGCTCAGGCCGAGGCCATCGAGCACGGCTGCGACCAGGTGGTCTACCTGGACGCGGTGGAGCGGAAGTACATCGACGAGCTCGGCGGCATGAACGTCTTCCTGGTCCTGGACGACGGCACCCTGGTCACCCCGCCGCTGACCGGCACCATCCTGCCCGGCATCACCCGCGACTCGGTGATCAAGCTGGCCGAGCGGGCCGGCCGCCGCGTCGAGGAGCGCGCCGTCAGCCTCCAGGAGTGGCGCGACGGCGCCGCCTCCGGCCGTGTCCGCGAGGCCTTCGCCTGCGGCACCGCCGCCGTGATCACCCCGATCGGCACCATCCGCAGCCTGGACGGCGACTTCACCGTCGCCGACGGCGGCCCCGGCGAGGTCACCATGGACCTCCGCAAACAGCTGGTCGACATCCAGCGTGGCCGTGCCGAGGACACCTTCGGCTGGGTCCACCGAGTCGCCTGA
- a CDS encoding 3-isopropylmalate dehydrogenase, translating to MARIAVVAGDGIGTEVTAQARKVIDAVLPGVDYNEYDLGARLYHRTGEVLPASVQTELAGHDAILLGAIGDPSVPPGVLERGLLLKLRFDFDQYVNLRPSKLWPGTTSPLAGVKPGEIDMVVVREGTEGLYVGAGGVLHKDTPAEIATEESLNTRHGVERVIRDAFARAQRRDRRHVTLVHKTNVLTHAGNLWSRAFAAVAAEFPEVTTEYQHIDAASMFMVSNPQRFDVVVTDNLFGDILTDIAAAVTGGIGMAASGSVNPERKFPSTFEPVHGSAPDIAGKGIADPAAAILSAALLLEHLGRHAEAARVTEAVAAEVASRAPGAALRTDEVGDRVAAAL from the coding sequence GTGGCGCGGATCGCGGTGGTGGCCGGCGACGGCATCGGTACCGAGGTGACCGCGCAGGCGCGCAAGGTGATCGACGCGGTCCTGCCCGGGGTGGACTACAACGAGTACGACCTCGGCGCCCGCCTCTACCACCGCACCGGCGAGGTCCTGCCCGCGTCGGTCCAGACCGAGCTGGCCGGCCACGACGCCATCCTGCTCGGCGCGATCGGCGACCCGAGCGTCCCGCCGGGCGTCCTGGAGCGCGGCCTGCTGCTCAAGCTCCGCTTCGACTTCGATCAGTATGTGAACCTGCGCCCGTCGAAGCTCTGGCCCGGCACCACCAGCCCGCTCGCCGGCGTGAAGCCCGGCGAGATCGACATGGTCGTGGTCCGCGAGGGCACCGAGGGGCTCTACGTCGGCGCCGGCGGCGTCCTGCACAAGGACACCCCCGCCGAGATCGCCACCGAGGAGAGCCTGAACACCCGGCACGGCGTCGAGCGGGTGATCCGGGACGCGTTCGCCCGCGCCCAGCGCCGCGACCGCCGCCACGTCACCCTGGTGCACAAGACCAACGTGCTGACCCACGCCGGCAACCTGTGGTCCCGCGCCTTCGCCGCGGTCGCCGCCGAGTTCCCCGAGGTCACCACGGAGTACCAGCACATCGACGCGGCCAGCATGTTCATGGTCAGCAACCCGCAGCGGTTCGACGTGGTGGTCACCGACAACCTGTTCGGCGACATCCTCACCGACATCGCCGCCGCGGTCACCGGTGGCATCGGCATGGCGGCCAGCGGCTCGGTCAACCCGGAGCGCAAGTTCCCGTCGACCTTCGAGCCGGTGCACGGCTCCGCGCCGGACATCGCCGGCAAGGGCATCGCCGACCCGGCCGCCGCGATCCTCTCCGCCGCGCTGCTGCTCGAGCACCTGGGCAGGCACGCCGAGGCAGCCCGGGTGACCGAGGCGGTCGCGGCCGAGGTGGCGTCCCGCGCGCCGGGCGCCGCGCTGCGCACCGACGAGGTCGGTGACCGGGTCGCCGCCGCGCTCTGA